The following nucleotide sequence is from Pungitius pungitius chromosome 6, fPunPun2.1, whole genome shotgun sequence.
ACGCCTCCCCCATGTCTGCGGACAGAGTGGTGGCCTTTATGGACCACATTAGGATCTTCCAAGAACAAGTGGAAAAGCTCAAAGCTTTGCACGTTGACTCTGCTGAATATAGCTGCTTAAAGGCAATTGTGCTCTTCACCACAGGTAAGACAATGGACGTGCACACTCCaagttgtgtgcgtgtgtgtgtgtgcgtgtgtgtgtgtgtgtgtgtgtgtgtgtgtgtgtgtgtgtgtgtgtgtgtgtgtttttccttatAATCCTCACTGGCATCAGCTAAATTAACGCTGacataaatatatctatattgCTCGTCTTAGACGAACAAGCTGCTTAATTGTCCCAATATAAACTACCTTTATGGTCAAGAGCTTTTAGAAAAGCTTTTAGCTacgaaattataaaaaaaatacttgattAATTAActgatcacacaaacacagacatacacaccaGGGGCTAAATTGACCATATTAAGTATgggcatctaaaaaaaaatacaacaaaacaacaggaaggtgactgAAACATCAGAATATAACCTCGagataaacacaacaataataacTTTAAGCATTATAACATCTAATTATTAACACACTTTTTCGAGAATCCAATAGTTCGCATATGAATCGCTGCACTTTggtcttttttcccccaccaCATATCAATGTGTGCATACCCCACGTCTTGTTTGTAGGGAATGACAGATATAAATGATGTCAGActcagagggggaggggaacagaaaaggaaagacaagCCTAATGTCCCATTTGCACACAGTAAAAGCAGAGCGCACGTTTCAACGCTCTCGTGTCATTCAGGGGACAGACATGTCCGAGAAAAAGCACGGCGACCCCAATGCCCACATTGTAATTGACAATATGTCAGAATCTAACAGTATTATGTGATATTGAGCAGTGACAGGAGGGGCGTCTTTCGTTTTTATTTGCAGAAATATTCTCTTCGCCTCACCCGATTCGAGGCGTCTCTGGACCTGCTCCAGAACTAGGTCACGACCCAAACTTCCCCACTATTTTCTTACATCAGCTCCACCATTAAAGGGTGTAAAAAAAATCTGCGTGTAAGAGATTTACAAGGTTTTCACCGTATGTGAATGCATGTCTTTGAGATTATATCGTACCTGCGAGCCATCAGCCTCTGTATTTCATTTGGCTCTAGCAGACAACTATTGTTCTCGAGATGGTGTGTTAGCCCAttcagaaaagaagaagaaaatctcATTTCAGGTCCTTGAATTGTATGAAAGCTTTTAATGGTGTAACTTGCCTCTTCCATACCTGCGTAACGCAGGTTGAACATGAGCTGCGTGCTGCTTTGAAAGACACGCCTTGGCTGCTTTGGTAGTTTGCTTGTTGTCATGCATAAACTTTACAAACTTAACCAATGCGCGTACAAGCGTTTTTTTGGCACGCAATCAGCTGCTGCCTCCATGCAGCAGCGAAGATAGTGATTATGGTGGTGTAGTATGACGGCAACACCGTAGGCTATGGGCCCTTTTTTCCAAGCTAAATCTCAGCTCACTAAAAGGTCAGCAGGTCTCcctgtcttcctccccccccccccccccgccccctcctcccctctgccacGCCATGACTCTGACTGTGCAAGACAGGCCCATCCGAAACAAACACAAGTCGTTTGCTATGAATATGCTTAATTATTTAGTTCACCTTTAATTGGCTTTATAGTGGCGATAAAAAAGAGGAGCGCCAAATTAGGAGGGGCTTAATAACCCTCGAAAATTCCCGCTTCTTGTTGGGTATGGGCAAAAGTTCTGttcttattttatctttttaataatTTACAATTAAAATGCGACAAAGTTTGTTTAATACAGTTCCCGTCAAATTAAAACgctcttcattttatttgtggtcaTTGTTCGCCTTGCgcaatattacaatataattattatataaaaaaaaaaaaaatatgtccaCTATagttattaataaaaacaagtcTCGAGACTAATAAACTCCACCTCAACACATAATaggataataataattttctaaaataattgCTTTTTCCCGAAATGTGACAGATTATCAATTTCCGCCATTTGACCACGGTGGGGAAAAAAACGCTCCTAGTGAGAGAAACACTTTAGGTTACACTTTATTAATGTTTATTTGCTTTGCCCCCCTCtccctatcccccccccccccccccccgccccttccaGATGCTTGTGGCCTCTCAGATGTGGCCCATGTGGAAAGTTTGCAGGAGAAGTCCCAGTGCGCCCTGGAGGAATATGTCCGGAGCCAGTACCCCAACCAGCCAACACGGTTTGGGAAGTTGTTACTCCGCTTGCCTTCCCTCCGCACAGTCTCCTCCTCGGTCATAGAACAATTATTTTTCGTCCGATTGGTAGGTAAAACCCCAATTGAAACTCTCATCAGGGATATGTTGCTTTCGGGGAGCAGTTTTAACTGGCCTTACATGTCAATTCAGTAAACCAAGAAGGAGCCGAACAAACAAAAGGTGGGGTTGGGGGCAagggggtatgggggggggggggggggggggggctgcgagaCTACAATGATTATAGCTGCTTTTGtggaaggaataaaaaaaaaatcccggcTGTTTAACGGGGCTGGCTTTCATGAAGAAAGACATTGACGTAAATGACTGTGAATTCCCCCCTACTCCAAAAAAATTTGAGACATTCACTGAACTTTCAAAATGGCAGATACAAGCTCCCAGTGTTCATGCAGAACAACCTGCTtcgattcatttttttaatgaaagaaaaaatgagaaaaaaaggaaaagggattCTGTTGAttcttttgaggaaaaaaagtattaagtgcatttaaaatgataatttgggtaaaaaaaaactaacaggaGAAAGGGAAAATACGAAACGTGAATTTTGTTTTCTCAAATGACTTGTCCTGTGTCCATGTATAGCTGTGTTTTGTACTTTCTTTGTTCCTCCTTTCTGGTTCCAAACCGGCCTATGTGATTTATGTAGTACAGGTGGTGTTATTTTCTAAgacaatgatttattttgaaaaggtgtacaaaaaaaagaaaaagaaaaaaaagttctagAAAGAATTAAAACCACAGCAATAGGAGTTTAGGCTTATAATCTCGGCTTAATGCTGCAAGCGCACTTATATTCTTAGGATGACCAATACCATCTGGGAAAAGGGAGTTTTTTGGGGGTTCATGTTTGACTTTATGAACATGCAGTAACATTTTGCTCTTTTATTAATATGAAGTCACAGGATCCACTTTGTTTTCCAAATTATTTGCTGAAAAAGTCTTCCCCCACTTCATCCAACTTTGGATATTTTGCATTAGTTCACCAATTGGACACAATGAAAACCAATCCTACAAGTTGCCtatcctgctttttttaaagctatttgAGGTATAAGTTGCTTTAAATGGATCATATGTGCATTTACGGGCAATTGCAGTTACTCAAACTGCACTTAAAGCAAAACTAACTCGTTAAAAGAAATTGAACAGGTCAAAGGGTCATACAAGTTTGAAGACTAGCCAGAGTAGTGTTTAATAGCAGTATTATTGAAGCGTCCCTAAAATGTCACCCTTTATTCAGTTCAAGCATTAAGTGCCTGACAAGCATAATGTGATTCCtcatcaaaacgttgttaaagTAGGCCGACAACATTTTGGGGTAACACAATTGGAATTGAAACTTCAGTGGTATAATTCCCTTGAAAAACACTGATCGAGGCAGTATTCTTGTAAATATAGGTCAATTCATTTCAACAAGTTTTTCCTTTATACAAAGTATATGTGATTAAGAAATTCTGTGgttgccattttcttttctcagtaATACAACGTCTTCAAAATTGAGTGGCAGACTTAGCTAGTAGCACTGAAAGTTATGTTTttaatgtatatacatattactacaaatgttttctttttcatgtatATTTAGACTGTGAATGCATGGCCACAGGTCGCTAACCTATTTTACCTTtgatatataaatgtaaatgttttctctctcttttgactGTATAGATATAATCTGTGCATTCAGTACACTAGCCCttgtatttaaagaaacaaaaaagaaaagaaacgaaGTTCATTATTAGACTACACACTTAAACAGGGTGAGCAGGTTTGGGAAAAGGAGTTGATATTTTAACTTTAGTGTTATTGCTCCTTTGGTCTTTGACAGGTGCCGTGGTGTGCTtgagcgtgtgtgcgcgcgagccCGCGCGTGTGTGagaacgtgtgcgtgtgtgtattcgGAAGCTagtatttttgtctttgttttgaggcttttcttcaacacacacaagaacatcatgttgtggttgaattaaaAGGGATCACTGATTGAACACTGATCTTTGGCTGTTCATAGCCACAAATGGACCAGAGAATGAAACATGATTGTAATTATGAACAGTTTAAACTGACCCacgtttttatataaatatataaaaatatatgactGCAGGGTATTGATAACGTATAGATACTTTttttatgattatgattattattattaattgcaagtgatatatgtgagtgtgtgtgaaagtttATAGTTGAACACaattcttgtttgtttgtgttagcTTATTGTAAACAAGCATTCTGCTGTAAATTTGTTCTTGGTATTAAATTATAatttatgaatttgaaaacacacgtttttcatgtttttttacttcCCAAACTACGcgtgaaaatgtcattttatgtgcgtgtggtgtgtgtggtcggtcggagagggggggggggcggggtcaatTTGCTGTGGCAGGATGTGACCCTTTTGCCCCATGAAagtgattaatgaatttcaaaataatgaatcaatcaGCCAACATTCCCGCTCACCGACTTCACGTTTTGCTCCAAGGTTGAGATTATTTTGTATAGTAATTGACTAGACTGTGGACGAGAATGGAGTGAAGGTGGATGTCAGTATAAGTTCACAAATAGTTGTAATAAGTTGCCTCAGCAGATGATGGCATTTCTTAACACCTCACGCGGGACGCAGCGCtcggagaaacacacaaacttcCCCATTTGCGGAGGATCGTTTAACTTGTGGACGCCTTCATGAATACGGAATCATCGGCATGAATTCATATAGCACATAGAATTGATCATGCAACTAAAATAACTGTGTATATTCaaaaagtttaaattaaaaaaaaaattaaaatagctTTGAATTGATAATGGTCTTTGCTTTAAACTGCACCCCTGAGCGTCGCTGGCCGTTACACACAGTTTAACGTGTTCATCATTTATAAAATATAGAACATCCAAGAATTGGACGTGGTGAGTTTAAATGTTATGTTTGATTGCAAACACCTTTGGCCTATCATTCATTTAGTATTGGCTTGGTTGAGAGTTATAGGCCTGTTATAGAATTAGCCTTATATAGAGGCTTAATCAGAATGGGAAGAAGACTTCATCGCggtttctgctgctgtgtgagcATTTGTTTCCGTGTGTGAGTGCGTAGTTCTGATGCTGTTGATAATGATTATTATGATATGATGCTGATGGTCTTTAATCCTCGTCTTCTTGCTGAAAGCCTTATTTATCCGCACCGTGCTGCTTGCTTCAACCGAACCGTGTCACACTCTGGCCAAAAAGAGCCACATTCATAGTTAAAGCTGGGGCTTCCACTTAGGATTTCATTGGAACACAcgtttacagtaaaaaaaaagaacaaataataaaaactcaCACCACCATCcttcaaaatgtaataataagtGGAGCTTCAGAATGGGTTTGGATGGATCCCCCACACGGACCGCGCTGATTTTAGTTGACAGCGCGTGATG
It contains:
- the nr2f2 gene encoding COUP transcription factor 2 isoform X3, producing the protein MHPATDEATYAFAVQRGRVPPTQPHHGQFALTNGDPLHCHSYLSGYISLLLRAEPYPTSRYGSQCMQPNNIMGIENICELAARMLFSAVEWARNIPFFPDLQITDQVALLRLTWSELFVLNAAQCSMPLHVAPLLAAAGLHASPMSADRVVAFMDHIRIFQEQVEKLKALHVDSAEYSCLKAIVLFTTDACGLSDVAHVESLQEKSQCALEEYVRSQYPNQPTRFGKLLLRLPSLRTVSSSVIEQLFFVRLVGKTPIETLIRDMLLSGSSFNWPYMSIQ